The nucleotide window AGCCGCGACCGTGTCGGGTGTCTCGAGACGACGAGTAGAACGCGAGTCGAGATCGGATATCTGAGCTAGAGTCGAAGAGTGGATACAACCCACAGATACTTCAACTTCGAGTAGGGAGATATGCGTATGGCACATAAGAACACGTCACCCGAACCGGAAGGATCGGCAGCGCCGGAGCCACCGACGCTCTCGGGGTGGTTCGCGAGCCACTTCGGTGGCTGGGCGCGCGACTACGTCGAGATGCGAGCAGCACGGTACGATTGACTCGTACCGGGGTCGGGTCGTGTTCGACCCGGTGATCGGGAGTCAGACGCCGGCCGCCATCCCGAACAACGCGACCGAGATTACTGCGAACAGTCCGCCGACACCGACGGTGATCGTGTCGGTGTCCAGCGCGTTCGAGACGTACGGAGCGACCTGTCCGCCGGTGACCGTCGCCGGCACGGTGAACACGACCATGTTCCACGGTGTCGACGCCAGGCTCAGCGAGTGACCACCGGGGACGAGCCCGCCGCCGAACACGTGGACCAACGACGCGAGGACGGCCGTCGAGGCGACGACGATGTGGTTCGTCCCGATAGCGACCCGAACGGGCACTTTCGTGCCGAGCATCGAGACGATCCCGAGTTCGCCGATTCCGAAGCCGGCCAGCCCCTGGAACGTCCCGCCGATGCTGTAGTTGAGGAACCGTCGGAGGTACCCCCCGCGGGTGTAAGTGTAGTCGCTCCCGTCACGGTCGACTCGGGTGACGGTCCCCTCGGCGTCCGTCTCGACACCCGCCGGTCCGAGCTTGCCGGGGTCGTCCGGCAGGCCGGCGTGGCCACCGTCCGTCGCGGCGGCGTCGTCGTCGTCGTGAGTCTCCCCGTGGCCGAGGTCGGTCCGGAACAACAACACCGAGGCGGCCAACAGCGCTGCTCCGAGGAGCCCGTGGAACAACGGCTCCGGGATGACGAACGACAACAACGCACCGCCGACGACGAACGGGACTCCGCCGGCGACGAGCGACAACGCCAGCCGACGGTCGACGAGTCCGTACTGGACGAACGCCACCGCGGAGCTCGACAGCCCGAACGCCTCGCTGATCAGTCCGACCTTCACCAACGTCTCCGGAGTCAACGGCTCCGAGAACAACGGGAACACGAAGATAAGGAACGGGACGAACAACGCCGACCCACTGATCCCGACCGTGTTGACGATCGTCGCGCCCAGCAGGAAACACGGGAACAGCCACCAGAACTCCAGCCAGTAGCTCACCCCAGATCCGCTCGTCGGTGCGAACCCCAGCACACCGGCGATGAACACGATGGGGGCGACGAACACCAGTAGATGTTGGTGGCGGAGGAACGTCCGCTGCACCTGTTCGACGTTCACGCCTGCTCACCCGACAGCCGTGTCTCTGTGGCCAGCCGCGTCGCGTGCCGTCTCGTGACGACCGCCAGCATTCAGTGGACACCCCCTCTCGCCGACCGCAACCAGTTCGGTGTCGTGTGTGGGTAGTGACTGCTCTCTCGGGATGTACGGAGAATCACGATAACGCGTCCTTACGGTTCCCCATTGAAAAGCATTGATACCGGTGACCGACCGCCGTCCGTCCCGAACGGTTCTTGAGCCTCCCCGGAGTACGGGGCGACATGTCAGAGCCGCGGATCGTGGTGATCGACAACCACGGCCAGTTCACACACTTGGAGAAGCGCGCGCTCCGGGACGCGGGCGTGGACACGGAGATCGTCGACAACGAGACGGCACCCGCGGAGGTGGACGCCGACGGCGTCGTCCTCTCCGGTGGGCCGTCGATGGACCGCACCGGCCGCGCCGCGGAGTACCTGGACGCGGACGTCCCGGTGTTGGGGATCTGTCTCGGGATGCAGCTGATGGCCACCGAGCTCGGCGGTCGGGTGGCGAGCGGCGACTACGGCGGCTACGCCGACGTGACCGTCGAGGTGACCGACGGCGACGACCCACTGATCGGGTCGTTGGCGCCGGAGACCCGCACCTGGGCGTCACACGCCGACGAAGTGACGGAGCTGCCGGCCGGGTTCACCCGGACGGCCACGAGCGAGGTGTGTGGCGTGGAGGCGATGAGCGACCCGGGGCGTGACCTCTACGGCGTCCAGTGGCACCCGGAGGTGGCCCACACGGAGCAGGGGGAGGCCGTCTTCGAGAACTTCCTCGACATCTGTCGGTAGCTACTGGGGCCGGAGGTCCCCGAGCACTCCGAGGATCAGCCACAGCAACACGCCCCCGACGAGCGCTCCGGCGACGACCGCTCCGACGAGCTGGACCGGAGTCGCGCCCGCCCGGACGGCGACCAGCCCGCCGGAGCCCGCAACCAGGGCGACGAACCCGACCTTCATCCGCGTGCGTGCGGCGTCCCGTTCGGCGGGCGTGGTAGAGGGACCGACCATCTACTCCTCCGTCGGCCCGGCGACGGAGACGTGCATCCCGGCGAACTTCCAGACGGCCGCTTCCCCAGCTTCCGTGTCCCCCGCCTCTGTCCGGGTGAGCGTGCCACTCCAGCGCGTGTCGTACGCGTGAGTCTCGAAGTCGTCCGTGTCGTACCACTCCAGGCGAACGTCGTCGGAGAAGGCGGCGTGGTCGTCCCGCGTGACGGTCTGGAGCGCCCGGCTGTCGACGGTCCAGTCCCGGGTGCGGGCGGTCTGTGACTCCAGCCCGTCCGCGACCGCGGCGTACCCGTCCAGCCGTTCGCCGACGCCGAACTTCACCACGTCCGGCGACTCCAAGAAGAAGGTGGTCAGCGACTCCCCTGTCCGCAGCGCCTCGTAGTACGCCCTGACGGTCGACTCCGGTGTCATACCCACCCGTTGTCACCCGGGTCACGTAATCCATGCCCTTTCGTCGTCCCGAGGCGACACAGTCACCCTGCTCGTCGCGCCGGGGCGAAAGCCGAAAGCCTCCGGCCCGTCTCGTTCGGGTGTGAGCTACACCGTCACCTACTACTGTCCCCGATGTGGGACGCTCGCCGGTCTCGAACGCGAAGGCTACCTCGACGACAAGTCCGTCACGCCGTACCCGTTGGAAGGGTGGTCGTACGTCGCCCCCGACGAGCCGTTCGGCGACGCCGACGGGGTCCGGTTCGTCTGTGGCGCAGACACGACGGTCTCGTGGCAGACACCGCCGACGGCCGACGACCCGGACGCGACACCGGCCGGGGCCAGCGGAGCGACACCTGACGACACGGGCGGAGACGGCCCCGGCGACGAGGGCGACGACGGCGAACCGTCGGAGCTCGGCTGCGGCGAGCCGTTCTACCTCTCGTTCGTCCGGTTCGAGGAGGGGGAGGAGGTGGACCCGCGGGGACCGAACGAACAGGTCGAGCTGGCGGAGGGGAGCGGCCCGACCGGACCGGGCGGCCCGGACGGGCCGACGGGACCGGACGGCGGCGGGTTCTGGGGGTGAACTCGTCGGAGGAGACGGACCGCGGGGTGTCGGTGACATCGACGATCTGCGAGGTGTCGTCGACGCCGACGAGCCGCCGCGCGTCGCCGACCGAGAGGGCCCGTGACGGTGTATCGAGAGGTTCGCCCGACGGTGGAGTTATGTTCGTCACGCGCGAACGGGGCGGCAGTGAGCGTCGAACTGGAGAAGCGGACGGACACACCCGGGGAGGCGACCCACGAGGAGGCGGCGTGGGCGCTCAAGGAACGTATCCGCCGCGAAGATGGGGTGCTCAAGCAGCGTCGCGGGTTCTTCTCCGACGCCTACCGACGGTCGACGACACACCTGTTGTTCGAGCGTGGCCGAGACGACCGGTCCGACGAGCCCGGGGCGCTCGTCGGCTTCGTCTCCGCCCGGCGTGACGGCTACGTCCTGTTCCTGGCCGTCAGCCCGGACGCCCGGGGTCGTGGCTACGGCCGTCGGCTGGTCGGCGAGGTGGCCGAACAACACCGCACGGTGACGTGTCACGCCCGCGCGACGAACGGGGCCGCACTCGACTTCTACGAGGCCATCGGCTTCGACGTCGAGCGCCGGATCACGGGCTACTACGAGGACGGCGGCGACGCCCTCTACCTCAAGCTCGGGGAACAAGAGAGTCTGACCGAGCGGCTCTCGAACCTCCTCCGGTGACGGCCCCGTGACGGCAGGTGTTTGTGTGTCGGGACCACAGTAGGGGTGCGCGCCTTCAGTCCCCGTCCGAGCCGACCCACACGGGTGCGATGACGGAACGGCGAACCCGGGCGCGCGACACCGGCTCTCGTCGGCCGTGACGGCGAGCGCCCGGCACGAGGGTTAGCCGGCCGACCAGGGCACGCCGCCGGGAGTGACGCCGGTCGTTAGTGTTCCGGGCGATACCACTCCTTCGAGCTACTGCTGTGTGACAGAGACGACCCCGTCGGCTCGTCCCGGGTTCGAACGGGCCGACACGCCGAACGACGCCACCTCGTTCCGGATTCACCGTTCGTCTCCCTCCCGGCTCACTCGGGTGGCTCGTCGGGCGCGACGGCGTCTCACGCGGTCGCGTCGGTCCCGCCGTCCGCGTCGTCGAGCCGCAGAGTCGCCGCGTGGAGATCCGCGGCCGCCGCGACCCGTTCCTCGTCGGCGACGGTCCAGTGATCGTCCGTCCGTCTGACGAGCCCCCGGTCGGTCGGTTCGTCGAGCGCCGTCACGACCGTCTCGTGGTCGACGCCGAGTTCGCCCGCGACCTCCGCCGGGGTGTACGCCAGGTCGGCGTGCGACGCGAGAGACGCGACGATCCGGCGTGGTGGCTCCGGACGCGGCGGCTCCGCGCCGTTCTCGAGTCCGTCGATACTGATCGGCACG belongs to Halobaculum sp. MBLA0143 and includes:
- a CDS encoding TSUP family transporter, coding for MNVEQVQRTFLRHQHLLVFVAPIVFIAGVLGFAPTSGSGVSYWLEFWWLFPCFLLGATIVNTVGISGSALFVPFLIFVFPLFSEPLTPETLVKVGLISEAFGLSSSAVAFVQYGLVDRRLALSLVAGGVPFVVGGALLSFVIPEPLFHGLLGAALLAASVLLFRTDLGHGETHDDDDAAATDGGHAGLPDDPGKLGPAGVETDAEGTVTRVDRDGSDYTYTRGGYLRRFLNYSIGGTFQGLAGFGIGELGIVSMLGTKVPVRVAIGTNHIVVASTAVLASLVHVFGGGLVPGGHSLSLASTPWNMVVFTVPATVTGGQVAPYVSNALDTDTITVGVGGLFAVISVALFGMAAGV
- a CDS encoding nuclear transport factor 2 family protein, with protein sequence MTPESTVRAYYEALRTGESLTTFFLESPDVVKFGVGERLDGYAAVADGLESQTARTRDWTVDSRALQTVTRDDHAAFSDDVRLEWYDTDDFETHAYDTRWSGTLTRTEAGDTEAGEAAVWKFAGMHVSVAGPTEE
- a CDS encoding GMP synthase subunit A encodes the protein MSEPRIVVIDNHGQFTHLEKRALRDAGVDTEIVDNETAPAEVDADGVVLSGGPSMDRTGRAAEYLDADVPVLGICLGMQLMATELGGRVASGDYGGYADVTVEVTDGDDPLIGSLAPETRTWASHADEVTELPAGFTRTATSEVCGVEAMSDPGRDLYGVQWHPEVAHTEQGEAVFENFLDICR
- a CDS encoding GNAT family N-acetyltransferase, which produces MSVELEKRTDTPGEATHEEAAWALKERIRREDGVLKQRRGFFSDAYRRSTTHLLFERGRDDRSDEPGALVGFVSARRDGYVLFLAVSPDARGRGYGRRLVGEVAEQHRTVTCHARATNGAALDFYEAIGFDVERRITGYYEDGGDALYLKLGEQESLTERLSNLLR